Genomic window (Candidatus Methylomirabilis limnetica):
CGAATAGTCCCTTTAGCGCCGAGTCACTCTACCTGATGGCGCTCCAGTACAGTGACGATGGCAAACCGAAACGGGCTGTACGGGCTCTCACCAGGCTCCTCAGGGACCACCCGTCTAGCCAGTTCGCCGACGCCGCCCTCTGGACTCGGGCCTGGATCCATTATCGACAGTCGGCTCTTACGGAGGCACTTGCTGATCTGCAACGACTGCACGCGAGGGGTGCGTCAGCCTCGCGGTTTCAGGTGCAAGCTCTCTATTGGCAGGGCCGGGTCCTTGAAGGTCTGAAAAAGAGGGGGAAGGCTGTAGCGGCGTACCGAGGGCTACTCAGTACCCACAAGAACGAGGACTATTACGTCGAACAGACGCGTCTGCGCCTGAAGACGCTGGAGCCACAGTCTGCGCGTGCCCTCGCGCTCGCCACGCCAAGCGAGCCTTCAGGGGTCAGTGGTCAGGGGTTAGCCGTTCCTGTACCCTGTACCCTATCCCCTCAACCCTGTTCTTCCGAGGTGGCCAAAGCCAGACTGCTCAAGGATCTGAACCTGCGGGAGGAGGCATCAGAGGAGTTCTGGGCCCTCGCAGGGCGGTCTGCGGAAGACCGCGGACTCTTATACGAGGCCTGTAGCGCGTTGCTCGACTTGGGTTATCTCGATAAGAGTGTGGCGATCGCGAAGCGCCTCCTTCGTCCGCTGTATGCCCACAGTCGGCCCGCGGGGCCGGTGCCGAGATATTGGGAGTTCCTCTACCCGCTCGGATATTGGGATCTGGTACGGGGGCAGAGCGCGCAGTATACCCTTGATCCATACCTGGTTGTTGCGCTGATTCGGGAGGAGAGCGCGTTTAGCGAACGGGTAGTGTCGTCTTCCGGGGCTGTTGGGCTGATGCAACTGCTCCCCACAACCGCCAATTACATGGCCAATGCGAAAGGCAGCTCTGGGGATCCGACGAAGCTCGACACGCCGGCCAATAATATTGCGCTTGGCACTCGATACCTGGCGATGATGCTCGATGAGTTCAAGGGCAACTGGGCCAGGGCCTTAGCCGCATACAATGCTGGGCCAAACCAGGTGCGTCGCTGGTTGGGACGGTTGGGGGATCGCACTGATGACGAGTTCATTGAAGAGATCCCGTTCTCAGAGACGAGAGCGTATGTGAAGCGGGTCCTCGGAAGCTATTACCGCTATCGAGCGCAGTATAGTAAAGGATAGGGTGGAGGGTGGAGGAAGGTGTGGACAACGGGCAAATGACGCTACAGGGGAAACAGATCGTGCTGGGCGTGACCGGGAGTATCGCCGCCTATAAGGCCGTAGAGCTTGTGCGGGCGCTCACCACGGCGGGGGCCGGTGTTCGGGTCGTCATGACCGCCTCGGCCCAGCGCTTTGTGACCCCCCTGACGTTTGCCACCCTCTCGCGGCAGGCGGTAATGACCGACCGTGTGACCCTGGAGGACGAGACGACGATGCCGCACATCGCCACGGCGCATGAGGCCGACCTGCTCCTGGTCGCGCCTGCCACCGCCAATACCATCGCCAAGTTCGCTCAGGGGCTGGCCGACGATCTACTGAGCACCCTCTTCCTGGCGTGGACGCGGCCGGTTGTGCTTGCGCCCGCCATGGACGCGGCCATGTACCGCCACCCCGCCGTTCAAGAGAATCTGGCGCGATTGCAGGGCTGGGGGGTGCGACTTGTGGGTCCGGCGACTGGTGAGCTGGCCTCGGGCGTGTGGGGTCCCGGCCGTCTGTCCGAGATCGGCGAGATCGTGCAGGCCGTGACCGAGACGCTCTGTCCCGTACGCGACCTGTGCGGCGAGGTGATCCTGATCACCGCCGGCCCGACGCGTGAGCCGATCGATCCGGTACGCTACCTCAGTACCCGCGCCTCCGGCAAGATGGGGTACGCCCTGGCAGAGGAAGCGGTGGCGCGAGGCGCGCGTACCATCCTGGTCAGTGGCCCGACCCACGTGAGCCCGCCTACGGGGGTCGAACTCATCCAGATCGAGACCGCCCTGCAGATGCGCACGGCTGTGCTGGACCGATTGGCCGAGGCTACGGTGGTGATCAAAGCAGCCGCGGTCAGCGATTATCGTGTCGCGCAGCCGGCTGACGCCAAGCTCTCGAAAGGCGAGGCGCCCCTGACGCTGGAACTGGTGCCTACTCCGGACATCCTTAAAGAGATTGGTGCTCAGAAGGGCGCACGGATTGTCGTCGGCTTCGCGGCCGAGACCGGCGAGGTTGTGCGGCGGGCTCACCATAAGCTGATGGCCAAGCAGCTCGACCTGATCGTGGCGAACGACGTGAGCCAGGCCGGGGCCGGGTTCGCGTGCGACACCAATCTGGTGATCCTACTCGATCCGGCAGGGGGGGCTGAAGAGCTCCCACTGCTTCCCAAACGGCAGGTGGCGCGTCACATCCTCGACCGCGTGGTGGGCCTCCGGCAGCAGAAAAACAGGGTAGAGGGTGGAGGGTAGAGGGTGGAGCTGAGATGGACGAACTCCGGGAACTAATCGGCCAGGCGCGCGCCCACCTGCGTCGGCAGCAATTAATGGGGGTGGAACGCCTGCACGTTGCTTGGCCGGCACGTTCATGGGTGCGGCCTGCACCCTCCATACCCCCGAATGCCCTAATCGGGGGACTGCCA
Coding sequences:
- a CDS encoding transglycosylase SLT domain-containing protein → MLLLAPLHATASPETPPTSLWQEALTRIGTHDYHGAAPLLDDLRQRDGFAKAHEANFLLGVVLYRQKQWQEAADALEVAATQVPVLGDYALYYAASAYQTLGLNSRALAVLSRLLHEHPGSLLTERARQERARLYSDANQLAQAEEAYRDYLAHASGEARRREAQLALAEIAVKADKRREAEALLRELWLKWPASREAARAGELLASMAEVPPFTLDEQFDRALSLYRSSQYAQAITAFTPFLPVPDPDRGSDGSPPLDRARDRFASRARLWSGVSYFHRRDYSRAISLLSPLGQDHSLHSAEALYWTGRSHVRVNDSEKAITTWTRLVDAYPNSPFSAESLYLMALQYSDDGKPKRAVRALTRLLRDHPSSQFADAALWTRAWIHYRQSALTEALADLQRLHARGASASRFQVQALYWQGRVLEGLKKRGKAVAAYRGLLSTHKNEDYYVEQTRLRLKTLEPQSARALALATPSEPSGVSGQGLAVPVPCTLSPQPCSSEVAKARLLKDLNLREEASEEFWALAGRSAEDRGLLYEACSALLDLGYLDKSVAIAKRLLRPLYAHSRPAGPVPRYWEFLYPLGYWDLVRGQSAQYTLDPYLVVALIREESAFSERVVSSSGAVGLMQLLPTTANYMANAKGSSGDPTKLDTPANNIALGTRYLAMMLDEFKGNWARALAAYNAGPNQVRRWLGRLGDRTDDEFIEEIPFSETRAYVKRVLGSYYRYRAQYSKG
- the coaBC gene encoding bifunctional phosphopantothenoylcysteine decarboxylase/phosphopantothenate--cysteine ligase CoaBC, whose translation is MDNGQMTLQGKQIVLGVTGSIAAYKAVELVRALTTAGAGVRVVMTASAQRFVTPLTFATLSRQAVMTDRVTLEDETTMPHIATAHEADLLLVAPATANTIAKFAQGLADDLLSTLFLAWTRPVVLAPAMDAAMYRHPAVQENLARLQGWGVRLVGPATGELASGVWGPGRLSEIGEIVQAVTETLCPVRDLCGEVILITAGPTREPIDPVRYLSTRASGKMGYALAEEAVARGARTILVSGPTHVSPPTGVELIQIETALQMRTAVLDRLAEATVVIKAAAVSDYRVAQPADAKLSKGEAPLTLELVPTPDILKEIGAQKGARIVVGFAAETGEVVRRAHHKLMAKQLDLIVANDVSQAGAGFACDTNLVILLDPAGGAEELPLLPKRQVARHILDRVVGLRQQKNRVEGGG